A window from Chitinophaga filiformis encodes these proteins:
- a CDS encoding helix-turn-helix domain-containing protein: MHLFIKNMVCNRCILVVQQELEKLDIPYAKIDLGDVEMEKVPAPEKLEALGKQLHALGFELLDDKKTTLVEKLKTTVIRLIHGNEHETLNTKLSVYLQEALQVDYHYLSTLFSSTEGLTIEKYVILQRIERVKELLQYDEMNLSEIADSLGYSSVQHLSQQFKKVTGLTPTGYRQLKENNRKPLDKV, from the coding sequence ATGCATCTGTTTATAAAAAATATGGTTTGTAACCGCTGTATCCTCGTGGTGCAGCAGGAACTGGAAAAACTGGATATCCCGTACGCAAAAATAGACCTGGGAGATGTTGAAATGGAGAAAGTGCCTGCTCCTGAAAAACTGGAGGCGCTCGGAAAGCAATTACATGCCCTTGGCTTTGAGTTGCTGGACGACAAGAAGACCACATTGGTGGAAAAACTAAAAACAACTGTTATCCGCCTGATCCATGGCAACGAGCATGAAACACTCAATACCAAGTTGTCTGTTTATTTACAGGAGGCTTTGCAGGTGGATTATCACTATCTTTCTACACTGTTTTCTTCTACAGAAGGACTTACCATTGAAAAATATGTTATCCTGCAACGTATTGAGCGCGTGAAAGAACTGTTGCAGTATGATGAGATGAACCTTAGCGAAATAGCTGACAGTCTTGGCTATAGCAGTGTACAGCACCTGTCGCAGCAGTTTAAGAAAGTTACAGGGCTTACGCCGACAGGTTACAGACAATTGAAGGAGAATAACCGGAAACCGCTTGACAAAGTATGA
- a CDS encoding alpha-L-arabinofuranosidase C-terminal domain-containing protein produces MRTIVKLIAAGLLSLTGGISSAQTITLKVNKPLAPVQPTMWGIFFEDINFSADGGIYAELVKNRSFEFSDPLMGWKETRKADAGSVLIVNRGNERAANPRYAHVTVQAGDSTYGLFNEGFRGMGFKKDLRYDFSFWAGNTAGNPLIKLVLLDEKGASLGEVAVPSTGKEWKKYTASVTASRTVAKGGLELQFSGNGSLDIDMVSLFPGDTWKQRPGGLRNDLVQKLADLHPGFVRFPGGCIVEGRDLANRYQWKRTVGKVEDRTLIVNRWNTEFAHRAPGDYFQSYGLGFYEYFLLSEDIGAAPLPILNCGMACQFNTGEVAADEDVAVYIQDALDLIEFANGGTDTRWGQLRAEMGHPKPFNLQMIGVGNEQWDSQYIARYQRFEQELKTKHPEIKLVSSVGPFSSGKQFEYLWSKLRTSKADLVDEHYYMPPEWFLKNTTRYDKYDRSGPKIFAGEYAAHIRVAKENDSEKGETRNTWESALAEAAFMTGLERNADLVQMCSYAPLLAHVEAWQWRPDLIWFDNLRSVGTPNYYVQQLFANNKGTHTIPVTLNDLAVTGQDSVYASATIDQQTHKVLLKIVNASGKTLNYKLALDGAVTTKEGAVQQVLTAKNKSDFNTLDNPSVVKPVAQPLKPVKNNVDVQVAANSLNVITISYK; encoded by the coding sequence ATGAGAACAATAGTTAAACTTATTGCGGCAGGATTGCTGTCGCTGACAGGAGGCATATCATCTGCGCAGACAATTACCTTGAAAGTGAACAAACCACTGGCACCCGTACAGCCTACTATGTGGGGGATCTTTTTCGAAGACATTAATTTCTCTGCGGATGGCGGAATCTACGCGGAACTGGTGAAAAACCGTTCCTTTGAATTCTCCGACCCATTGATGGGCTGGAAAGAAACCAGAAAGGCGGATGCAGGCAGTGTACTGATCGTCAACCGGGGCAATGAACGCGCTGCGAATCCGCGGTATGCACATGTAACAGTGCAGGCCGGCGATAGTACATATGGCTTGTTTAATGAGGGATTCAGGGGAATGGGGTTCAAAAAGGACCTGCGCTACGACTTTTCTTTCTGGGCAGGAAATACTGCAGGTAACCCGCTGATAAAACTTGTGTTGCTCGACGAGAAGGGAGCGTCCCTGGGAGAGGTTGCTGTTCCATCGACGGGGAAGGAATGGAAAAAGTATACGGCTTCGGTGACCGCATCACGGACAGTTGCAAAAGGTGGGTTGGAATTGCAGTTTTCCGGTAACGGCAGCCTGGATATTGATATGGTCTCATTATTTCCGGGGGATACCTGGAAACAGCGTCCCGGTGGATTAAGGAACGACCTGGTTCAGAAGCTGGCAGATCTGCATCCCGGGTTTGTACGTTTCCCCGGCGGATGTATCGTGGAAGGACGTGATCTGGCTAACCGCTATCAATGGAAAAGAACAGTAGGGAAAGTGGAAGACCGTACACTGATCGTCAATCGTTGGAATACCGAATTTGCCCACCGCGCACCGGGCGATTACTTCCAGAGTTATGGCCTGGGCTTTTATGAATATTTCCTGCTTTCAGAAGATATAGGCGCAGCGCCATTGCCTATCCTTAATTGTGGCATGGCCTGCCAGTTTAATACAGGTGAGGTGGCCGCCGATGAAGATGTTGCTGTATATATCCAGGATGCGCTGGATCTGATTGAATTTGCCAATGGAGGTACGGATACCAGGTGGGGGCAATTAAGGGCCGAAATGGGGCATCCTAAGCCTTTTAATCTCCAGATGATCGGCGTAGGGAATGAACAATGGGACAGTCAGTATATAGCCCGGTATCAGCGTTTTGAACAGGAACTGAAAACAAAACACCCGGAAATTAAACTGGTATCCAGCGTGGGGCCATTCTCCAGCGGGAAGCAATTTGAATACCTGTGGTCAAAGTTACGGACCTCTAAAGCAGATCTTGTAGATGAACACTATTATATGCCGCCTGAGTGGTTCCTGAAAAATACCACCCGCTATGATAAATATGACAGGAGCGGACCCAAGATCTTTGCCGGTGAATATGCGGCTCATATAAGAGTGGCAAAGGAAAATGACAGTGAAAAAGGAGAGACACGCAATACATGGGAAAGCGCGCTGGCAGAAGCGGCTTTTATGACCGGGCTGGAAAGGAATGCGGACCTCGTGCAAATGTGTTCTTATGCACCACTGCTGGCCCATGTGGAGGCCTGGCAATGGCGTCCGGACCTGATATGGTTTGACAATCTGCGTTCGGTAGGCACCCCCAATTACTATGTACAGCAGCTTTTCGCCAATAACAAGGGCACACATACCATTCCTGTTACCTTGAATGATCTGGCCGTGACAGGGCAGGATAGTGTTTATGCCAGTGCAACGATCGACCAGCAAACGCATAAAGTACTGCTGAAGATAGTAAACGCTTCCGGCAAAACGCTGAATTATAAGCTGGCGCTGGATGGAGCGGTCACTACGAAAGAAGGGGCTGTACAGCAGGTGCTGACGGCGAAAAATAAAAGTGATTTCAATACACTGGATAATCCATCAGTTGTAAAACCGGTAGCGCAGCCGCTAAAACCGGTTAAGAATAATGTGGATGTTCAGGTAGCGGCAAACTCTTTAAACGTCATTACAATATCCTACAAGTAG
- a CDS encoding multiprotein-bridging factor 1 family protein — MSKIFEDALNALPAHGLERAAMSLEVADRIHAILEKKGMSHKELAQALGKSESEISKWMRGTHNFTFETIAKINLALGTKLIQVPKGRVVRQANGRLATSDATVIEIAPLKPAVGASDAAQQGPLYEKTKDRKATLPLTLNRN, encoded by the coding sequence ATGAGTAAGATTTTCGAAGACGCGTTAAACGCATTACCGGCACATGGCCTGGAAAGGGCCGCCATGAGTCTTGAGGTCGCAGACCGTATCCATGCCATCCTTGAAAAGAAAGGAATGAGCCATAAAGAGCTGGCACAGGCCCTTGGCAAGTCAGAGTCCGAGATCAGCAAATGGATGCGGGGTACACACAATTTTACTTTTGAGACCATCGCCAAGATAAACCTGGCCCTGGGAACAAAATTGATTCAGGTGCCCAAAGGCCGGGTAGTAAGGCAAGCCAATGGACGCCTTGCCACCTCTGATGCGACAGTAATTGAGATAGCGCCGTTGAAGCCCGCTGTTGGCGCATCTGATGCAGCGCAACAGGGGCCTTTATATGAGAAAACAAAAGACAGGAAGGCAACATTACCCCTTACTTTGAACAGAAATTAG
- a CDS encoding TolC family protein translates to MLRVHPLHAQDSTALPGQLPPKWDLQACLDYAKANNITLNSYRLSRLSSEQDLLLSRSAVLPDLSANVSPSLTHAKEIDTANGNFRSRLRFSGNTSLNSAVTLYNGGYLRNDILQKDLLVKVAGLDLAAAENDITLQITQAYLNILLAKENIVYVKDVVATSEAQVQQQQQFYNVGSVALKDLIQLQAQLANDKYTLVTAQNTHRQNVLVLKQLLQLPTETPFEIVEPDTLMGYALLTPLLEAQKTALAIRPEVKSSELGVQVAELDVRKARAGYLPALSAGAGIGTSYAQGDYNTFLKQMDNNFYQQVGLTLSVPIFSRRANRVNEEKAKIGVEQAELTLQNTRINLSQEIERAYINVLNAQGQYDAAVEQLRYTQESYRIANEQLKIGAANTVEVLQQKNLYIQSMQSYIQAKYSAALYVRIYDFYRGVPVKL, encoded by the coding sequence ATGTTGAGGGTACATCCTTTACATGCGCAGGATAGTACCGCTTTACCCGGGCAATTGCCCCCAAAGTGGGACCTGCAGGCCTGCCTGGATTACGCAAAGGCTAATAATATTACGCTCAACAGCTACCGCCTGAGTCGTCTTAGCAGTGAACAGGATCTGCTGTTATCGAGATCGGCGGTTCTGCCTGATCTTTCCGCCAACGTGTCGCCCTCCTTAACACATGCCAAAGAAATAGACACCGCAAACGGCAACTTCCGGTCACGCCTGAGGTTCTCCGGGAACACTTCTCTTAATTCCGCTGTAACACTATATAATGGAGGATACCTGAGAAACGATATTCTGCAAAAAGACCTGCTGGTGAAGGTAGCAGGCCTGGACCTGGCAGCAGCAGAAAATGACATCACACTTCAGATCACCCAGGCATACCTGAACATCCTGCTGGCGAAAGAGAATATTGTATATGTAAAAGACGTAGTGGCTACTTCTGAAGCCCAGGTACAGCAGCAGCAGCAATTTTACAATGTGGGCTCGGTAGCGTTGAAAGACCTTATACAATTACAGGCGCAGCTGGCCAACGATAAATATACACTGGTAACGGCACAGAATACCCACCGGCAGAATGTGCTGGTGCTGAAACAACTGCTACAGCTACCCACAGAAACGCCTTTCGAAATTGTGGAGCCGGACACTTTAATGGGGTATGCGCTGCTCACTCCATTGCTGGAAGCACAGAAAACGGCGCTGGCCATCCGGCCCGAAGTGAAAAGCAGTGAATTGGGAGTACAGGTGGCAGAACTGGACGTGAGGAAGGCAAGGGCCGGCTACCTGCCTGCGCTTAGCGCGGGTGCAGGCATAGGTACCAGTTATGCGCAGGGCGATTACAATACCTTTCTGAAGCAGATGGATAACAATTTCTATCAACAGGTAGGGTTGACCCTTTCTGTTCCCATCTTCAGCCGCAGGGCAAACCGCGTCAATGAAGAAAAGGCGAAGATCGGTGTGGAACAGGCGGAACTGACTTTGCAGAATACCCGCATCAATCTGTCACAGGAAATAGAACGGGCATATATAAATGTGCTGAATGCGCAGGGGCAGTATGACGCGGCTGTCGAACAGCTGCGTTATACGCAGGAAAGTTACCGTATTGCAAATGAACAGTTAAAGATCGGCGCAGCTAATACGGTCGAAGTATTACAGCAAAAGAACCTCTATATACAGTCCATGCAGTCATACATCCAGGCTAAATACAGCGCGGCTTTATACGTCAGGATATATGATTTCTACAGGGGAGTACCTGTTAAATTATAG
- a CDS encoding efflux RND transporter periplasmic adaptor subunit: MNRKIVITVLVLLALVAVWYFFFRRKENPVVISTQKPVYGHISTSVTATGTVQPVDTVAVGTQVSGILKYIYADFNSKVRKGQLLAELDKVLLQAEVDRNKGLLANAQSQQVYQEAQFKRQEQLYKVGAISRADYDNANYLYKAAAASVESASASLKTAQRNLFFADIYSPIDGVVLNRNVSVGQTVAASFNTPTFFVLAKDITKMQVQASVDEADIGNVRDSQRVSFTVDAYLDQEFAGKVQEIRLKPLVSANVVTYTTMISASNEDMKLKPGMTATVTIYTAERDHAMLIPAKALMFKPDSALSKKYTLIAIAPPAAERHKRAMPVTGGSRDTTRPMSPGKGKVAEALNYVWVKRGDTLLQKKVEIGLNDNTRAEVLSGLSPDEDVITGMQEITDKKTAGSGGQASPFMPQRRRR; the protein is encoded by the coding sequence ATGAACAGGAAGATTGTAATTACAGTATTGGTGCTACTGGCACTGGTAGCAGTCTGGTACTTCTTTTTCCGCAGGAAAGAGAATCCTGTGGTGATCAGCACACAGAAGCCCGTTTACGGGCATATCTCTACCAGCGTAACTGCCACGGGTACAGTACAACCTGTGGATACCGTGGCGGTGGGTACACAGGTTTCCGGAATACTGAAATACATTTACGCTGATTTCAATTCAAAAGTAAGAAAGGGGCAATTGCTGGCCGAGCTGGATAAGGTATTGCTGCAGGCAGAGGTAGACCGTAACAAAGGGCTGCTGGCAAATGCGCAAAGCCAGCAGGTCTACCAGGAAGCCCAGTTCAAACGGCAGGAACAGCTTTATAAGGTGGGGGCCATCAGCAGGGCGGACTACGATAATGCGAATTATCTCTATAAGGCGGCTGCTGCCAGCGTTGAGAGTGCCAGCGCCTCATTGAAAACAGCGCAAAGGAACCTCTTTTTCGCCGATATCTATTCTCCGATCGATGGTGTGGTACTGAACAGGAATGTGAGTGTGGGACAAACAGTGGCGGCCAGCTTTAATACCCCGACATTCTTTGTGCTGGCGAAAGATATTACCAAAATGCAGGTACAGGCAAGCGTGGATGAAGCAGATATTGGAAATGTGCGGGACAGTCAGCGGGTATCCTTTACAGTAGACGCCTACCTCGATCAGGAATTTGCGGGAAAGGTACAGGAGATCCGTTTGAAGCCATTGGTATCTGCCAATGTGGTGACATATACCACGATGATCAGCGCATCTAATGAGGATATGAAGCTCAAACCGGGTATGACCGCTACTGTAACCATTTATACTGCTGAAAGGGACCATGCTATGCTCATTCCCGCAAAAGCACTGATGTTCAAACCCGATTCTGCACTGTCGAAGAAATATACGCTTATCGCCATAGCGCCACCGGCTGCGGAACGGCATAAAAGAGCAATGCCTGTTACCGGCGGCAGCAGGGATACCACCAGGCCTATGAGCCCCGGCAAGGGTAAGGTCGCTGAGGCCTTGAACTATGTTTGGGTAAAAAGGGGAGATACCCTGCTGCAGAAGAAAGTGGAGATCGGGCTGAACGACAATACCCGGGCAGAAGTATTATCCGGGCTGTCTCCGGATGAAGATGTAATAACAGGTATGCAGGAAATAACTGATAAGAAGACTGCTGGTAGTGGCGGACAGGCCAGTCCTTTCATGCCGCAAAGAAGAAGAAGATGA
- a CDS encoding ABC transporter ATP-binding protein produces MSKKILEIQNIKREFHMGTETVRALKGVSFDVYAGEFITIMGSSGSGKTTLLNILGCLDKPTDGNYSLDGVNIGQLSRNELARLRNRKIGFVFQAYNLLPRTSALENVELPLLYNMDISHEQRREKAIRSLEAVKLGERLDHTPSQLSGGQQQRVAIARALVNEPVMILADEATGNLDTRTSYEIMALMQELNREQGKTIVFVTHEPDIAAFSSRTVMLRDGKVVKDTVNENIRSAKEALAALPPADDY; encoded by the coding sequence ATGAGCAAAAAGATCCTCGAAATACAGAACATCAAACGGGAGTTCCATATGGGCACGGAGACAGTGCGTGCCTTAAAAGGCGTTTCCTTTGATGTCTATGCTGGTGAATTTATCACAATTATGGGCAGCAGTGGCTCCGGTAAAACCACCCTGCTGAATATATTGGGTTGCCTGGATAAACCGACGGACGGCAATTATAGCCTGGATGGGGTCAACATAGGTCAGCTGTCGCGTAATGAACTGGCACGTTTACGCAACCGTAAGATCGGTTTCGTGTTCCAGGCTTACAATCTTCTGCCCCGTACCTCAGCGCTGGAAAATGTGGAGCTGCCATTACTGTACAATATGGACATCAGTCATGAGCAACGCCGGGAGAAAGCAATACGCTCCCTGGAGGCCGTGAAGCTGGGCGAAAGACTGGATCATACTCCCAGTCAGTTATCTGGCGGGCAGCAGCAACGTGTGGCAATTGCCCGCGCCCTCGTGAATGAACCGGTAATGATACTGGCAGATGAAGCGACCGGTAACCTGGACACACGTACTTCCTACGAGATCATGGCGCTGATGCAGGAATTGAATAGAGAACAGGGGAAAACGATCGTGTTCGTTACCCACGAGCCGGACATAGCTGCTTTCAGCAGCCGTACGGTCATGTTGCGCGACGGAAAGGTGGTAAAGGATACTGTCAATGAAAATATACGTTCAGCAAAAGAAGCGTTGGCGGCATTGCCGCCGGCAGATGACTATTGA
- a CDS encoding ABC transporter permease, whose translation MNILNLIRIALKALQRNKLRAFLTMLGIIIGVAAVIAMVAIGQGSKESIQSQLSSMGSNMITILPASNVTGGARLEGTSVQTLTIEDVKAIQKQALNISAISPAATSSGQSINGAFNWPTSIQGVSPAYLDIRKWTLQDGLAFTDEDVRASAKVCLLGQTVVSNLFPNGENPVGKIIRFNNIPFQVIGVLAAKGQSSFGQDQDDVILAPYTTVQKRILATIYFRTLYVSAVSEAATDAATKEVETILRKTHRLRDADENDFQVRTMAELINTLSSTSNLLTILLTAIAGISLIIGGIGIMNIMYVSVTERTREIGLRMSIGARGIDILMQFLIEAIMISITGGLIGVVLGITSAKLITYFLNWPTLVSESSIVLSFMVCALTGVFFGYYPAQKASRLDPIEALRYE comes from the coding sequence ATGAATATTCTGAACCTTATAAGGATCGCGTTGAAGGCCTTGCAGCGGAATAAACTGAGGGCTTTTCTCACCATGCTGGGTATCATTATCGGGGTAGCCGCGGTGATTGCCATGGTGGCTATCGGACAGGGCTCCAAAGAAAGTATCCAGTCGCAGCTTTCCAGCATGGGATCCAACATGATCACTATTCTGCCTGCCAGTAATGTAACAGGCGGCGCCAGGCTGGAAGGAACCAGCGTACAGACCCTGACTATCGAAGATGTAAAGGCAATACAGAAACAGGCACTTAATATCAGTGCTATTTCACCGGCAGCCACTTCTTCCGGACAATCTATCAACGGCGCATTCAACTGGCCTACCAGTATACAGGGCGTGAGCCCTGCCTACCTGGATATCCGTAAATGGACCCTCCAGGATGGCCTTGCTTTTACAGACGAAGATGTAAGGGCTTCTGCCAAGGTTTGCCTCCTGGGGCAGACGGTGGTCAGTAACCTCTTTCCAAATGGCGAGAACCCCGTTGGAAAGATCATCCGTTTTAATAATATTCCTTTCCAGGTTATCGGGGTGCTGGCCGCCAAAGGACAGAGCTCTTTCGGGCAGGACCAGGACGATGTGATCCTGGCGCCCTACACTACCGTACAGAAGCGCATTCTGGCCACTATTTATTTTCGTACACTCTATGTTTCCGCAGTGAGCGAAGCTGCTACAGATGCAGCCACGAAAGAGGTTGAGACCATTCTGCGGAAAACCCACAGGTTGAGAGATGCCGATGAAAATGACTTCCAGGTAAGAACAATGGCTGAACTGATCAATACACTGAGCTCTACCAGTAATCTGCTCACCATACTGCTCACCGCCATTGCCGGTATCTCTCTTATTATCGGCGGCATCGGCATCATGAACATCATGTACGTATCTGTTACAGAACGCACACGGGAAATTGGATTGCGTATGTCTATCGGTGCGCGGGGTATCGATATACTGATGCAGTTCCTGATAGAAGCAATTATGATCAGTATTACGGGCGGACTGATAGGCGTAGTTTTAGGAATTACATCCGCAAAGCTGATCACCTATTTCCTGAACTGGCCGACATTAGTATCAGAGTCTTCCATCGTATTGTCTTTCATGGTATGCGCACTGACAGGTGTTTTCTTCGGATATTATCCTGCACAGAAAGCTTCCCGGCTGGATCCTATTGAAGCCTTGCGATATGAGTAA
- a CDS encoding four-helix bundle copper-binding protein, producing MPVQICMVFGTMFQEHALFFNHQYSKDMNGYHFYKDCIDSCLRCAAICNHCASACTEEKDVAMMAQCIRLDMECAATCYAAAQLMSLGSTYAVQLCSVCADICDACAAECGKHSNEHCRECAEACKQCADACRKMLIS from the coding sequence ATGCCTGTTCAAATTTGTATGGTATTTGGTACAATGTTCCAGGAGCATGCTTTATTCTTTAACCACCAATACTCAAAGGACATGAACGGTTATCATTTTTACAAGGATTGTATCGACAGTTGCCTGCGCTGCGCCGCTATTTGTAATCATTGTGCATCTGCCTGCACTGAGGAGAAAGATGTGGCCATGATGGCGCAATGTATCAGGCTGGACATGGAATGTGCGGCCACCTGTTATGCGGCGGCACAGCTAATGAGCCTGGGAAGCACCTATGCAGTGCAACTATGTTCTGTTTGTGCCGATATCTGTGATGCCTGTGCCGCAGAATGTGGTAAACACAGTAACGAACACTGCCGGGAATGTGCGGAGGCCTGTAAACAATGTGCTGACGCCTGCAGAAAAATGCTGATCTCTTAA
- a CDS encoding S-adenosyl-l-methionine hydroxide adenosyltransferase family protein produces the protein MKHTFLFHCLIFICFSAFAQKRHALVFQTDFGLKDGAVAEMKGVVYSLSPNIPMFDLTHEIPAYNIWEAAYRLQQTAPYWPAGTVFVSVVDPGVGSDRRSVVLKTKTGHYFVTPDNGTLTLVARQLGIAEIRQIDEAVNRRKNSGASYTFHGRDVYAYTAGKLAAGRITFPQVGPKLADSVVSIAFQLPVFANDTVKGNIPVLDVQYGNIWTNIDQQTFSKLHIQPGDLLKVRIYKGNELVYNGAIPFANTFAAVPEGKELAYLNSLLNLSFAVNMGDFSTAHHVKSGPEWSVTISK, from the coding sequence ATGAAACATACATTCCTTTTCCATTGTTTGATCTTTATCTGCTTCTCTGCCTTTGCACAGAAGCGGCATGCATTGGTCTTCCAGACGGACTTCGGATTGAAAGACGGAGCCGTAGCTGAAATGAAAGGCGTAGTATACAGCCTCTCTCCCAATATACCGATGTTCGATCTGACGCATGAAATACCTGCATATAACATCTGGGAGGCCGCTTACCGCCTGCAGCAAACTGCTCCTTACTGGCCGGCAGGTACCGTATTTGTATCTGTAGTGGATCCCGGTGTAGGTTCCGACAGGAGATCTGTAGTATTGAAAACAAAAACGGGTCATTATTTTGTAACGCCCGACAATGGCACGCTCACGCTGGTAGCCCGGCAACTGGGTATTGCAGAGATCAGACAGATCGATGAAGCAGTGAACCGCAGGAAGAATTCCGGCGCATCCTATACTTTCCATGGCAGAGATGTCTACGCTTATACAGCTGGTAAACTGGCCGCCGGCAGGATCACATTTCCCCAGGTAGGTCCGAAACTGGCTGATTCCGTGGTAAGCATCGCTTTCCAGTTACCGGTATTTGCCAATGATACCGTAAAGGGCAACATTCCGGTACTGGATGTGCAGTATGGCAATATCTGGACGAATATCGATCAGCAGACCTTCAGTAAGCTGCATATACAGCCGGGAGATTTATTGAAAGTGCGCATTTACAAGGGGAATGAACTGGTGTACAATGGCGCTATACCATTTGCGAACACATTTGCCGCTGTTCCCGAAGGAAAAGAACTGGCTTACCTGAATAGCCTGCTCAACCTGTCATTTGCCGTGAATATGGGCGACTTCTCCACCGCTCATCATGTGAAAAGCGGACCCGAATGGAGTGTGACGATCAGTAAATAG